From the bacterium genome, the window CGTGGAGATCCGGGCGCAGACGTCCGTCACATTCCGTGTCACAATCCCCTGGTCCCTGGCGAAGACCGACCCGTTCCAGAAGTCGGCATCGTCGCGGAAGCGCCCGATGTACTGCTGGAAAAAGTCGTTTGGGATTCCCGAATCGCCGATTCCCGTCTGCCGTTCCGTGCTCCTGACCGTTTCTTGGAGGTACTCCTTTCCGGCCGGATCGATGCGGCCCGTCTGGGTCACGTCGATGTGTAAGTTGTTCGAGAATTGGATCACACCGTCCTGGACAAAATCGTTGATCAGGAAGGCCTCGGTGGAGCGGTCCGAAGGGCGTCCGGGAACGCGGTGGTCGTAGACGACGCCCACGAGAAATCGATCCGTTGCGACGGATCCGTCAACCTCGCCGGAATGGACGACCCCGCCGTGAAAACGCCCCTTGCCGGGATTTTCCTCGTCTTGGTCCGTCTCGGGATCGTCCGGGGTCGGCAGCGCATCGAAGACGCCCGCCATGACGCGCTCGAAGGGAAGGGAGGGATCCCTTTGGATCCAAATGCGGAAGCAGACGGGCCTCAAATCCGCCGGGGCCGCCTCGGAAGGGCAGGTTTTGAGCGCCGGGGCGCAACCGAGCGGACAAGTGCAGCCGGTGCAACCCTCGGGCGAGCCGTCATTGTCGAAGTCGAAGTCGCCGAAATCAAATTTGAAGGACTGTGGCAACACATCGGGCCCCTGGGGGGCGATATCCCCCTCGAATTTGCTCACCGCAGTTCCGACGGGGATGTCGAATTGCGTGAAGGGGAAGAGGAATCCTTCCAGGACATCTTCCTGGAGGATGCGTGCCATGTCGCCGCCGCTGGCGATGATCTCCGAAAATTCTCCGCCCGATCCCACCAAGGCGGCCGGACCCGCCTCTCGAGACGTCGAGGCGATGGATGACACGTCGATGGTTATCGAGGCGGGAAAGACGACCAAGGCTGGGATCTCCGCGGGGGGGCCGGGAGGGCTGGCCGGAGAGGAGCAGCCGCCCGCCGCGATCGCCATCAGAATCCATCCAAGGCGAGGGCGGCTCATGGATAAATTTTGATCCTGTCGCGGCCGTTCGTAAAGATGTAATATTTGATAATGCTCCCGTTTCGCGCCGAGGAAAAGATCGCCCAGGGAGGTTTTGGAGAAGTCTGGAAGGGCGTCAATGCGTCCGGCGAGACGGTCGCGGTCAAATTCCTGAAAATCGACCGGGCGGGTCCGGGTTTCCTCGAACTGTTCAAGCGCGAGTTCGCCATCCTCTCCGAGATCCGCCACGTGCACCTCGCGCGCGTTTTTGACTTCGGATTCGACCCCGGACGGAACCTCTATTTCTTCACGCAGGAATATTGCCCCGGCGTTCCCCTGCAGAAGGCGGCCCCGGCCCTCTTGAAGGACGGCTTCGGGGGCATGGAAGAGATCCTGGTGCAGGTCCTTTCGGCGCTCGACTACATCCATTCGCAAGGCATCATCCATTCCGACGTCAAGCCCGAGAACATCCTGGTGGGGGCCGACGACGAGGGCCGGCCGCACGCTCGGCTCGTCGACTTCGGGATCTCCGCCCGGCTCGGCGGGATGACCGGGGGGCGAGGCGGGACCCTGGCGTACATGGCCCCGGAGCTCTTCGACAAGACCGCCGCCGTGGATCACCGCGTCGATCTCTACGCCCTCGGCATGTCCTTCTTTCAAGTCCTCGCCGGAGGTTTGCCGTTCACCGAGATGATGGATTCGCAAGAGGTCATCCTCTGGCATCAGAAAGGCAGGATTTCAGACGCCGAGTGGGAAAGAACGGGGATTCCCAAGCACCTCCAGGAGGTCCTTTCGAAGCTCTTGAGGAAGAAGCCCTCCGACCGCTTTTCGAGCGCCAAGGTCGTCCTCAATTTTCTCAACCTCTCGACGGGGCGGAAGTATCTCAAGGAGGAGGAAGGTCTTCTCGGACAGATTCCGACGGAAGGCCCTCTCGTCGAGAGACGTTCCGAGGTCATCGAGCCGTTGTTGAAAAAGCTGGGCGACGGGTCCGGTCCGGCCGCGTCCGCGTTCGTGACCGTTTTCGGCGAGCGCGGCATGGGGAAGACGCGCGTCTTGGACGAAATCCGCCACGCACTGGAGCTTCAGGAAATCCCGCTCTGCCTGGTGAACGGCGACTGGCAGGTGCCGGTCTGGCCCCGGTTGTGCGAGTGGCTGGGGCTGGCGCCGTTGCCCGAGAGCGAGATGGGGGAGGGATGGAGGGTCGCCCGGCGCGCGGAGGCCGTCATCGACGCGGCTCAGGCGCGTCCCTTTTGCTTCATGGTGGACGACGCCCACAAGGCCGATTCGGAGATGAAGGCCCTGCTCGCGGAGCTCAAGGGCAGGATAGAGGCCGGCGTCGCCCCCGGGCTCAAGATCGTCACGTCCATGGACGAGGAGGTTGAAGATTCCGTCGCACTCCGCCGGATTTCCCCCGCGGGCGTGGGCGAGTACGTGCGCCAGGTCCTGGGGGAGGCTCCGGGGCTCGACGGGCTCGCGGCTCTCCTGCGGGACTATTCCGGAGGATTGCCCGTCCTCATGGTGGAGGGGCTGAAATTCCTGGGGCCGCATTTCGCGCGCGGGGAGTCGCTGGAGCATCTCCTGCCGCCGCCGGAAGTGGGGGAGTTGTACCGCGCCCCCGTCGCGTCCTTGACGGATGCCGAGCGCGAGGTGCTGTACGCCGTCGCCCTGTTCTTCCGGCCCGTGAAGGCTGAGGAATTGTCGGTCGTCCTCGGCCGGTCGGTGGAGGACGTCGTCTTGGATTCCCTGGCCTGCGTCCGAAAGGGGCTTTTGGCCGAAGGGGTCGGGGAGGGCGCCTTCCGCGTCTCCAGCCAGGCGCTCGCTTTGGGCTTGATCCGCACGCTCGACACCGAACAGCCCGAGAAGCGGCGAAACCTCCACCGGAAGATCGCCCAGGGCCTGCAGTCTCGTCCCACGGCCTCGCCCCGGGAGATCGCCTACCATCTGGCCAAGTGCGGCGAGGTGGAGAAGGCCGCCCTCTATTTTCGGGAGGCCGCGAAGGGGTTTCAGGAAAGGGGACAGGTGGCCGCGGCGACGGACTGCCTGATCCGCGCCATCGACGGCGTGGGCGAAGCCTCTCCGGTCTGGGAAGGACTCGTCCTGGAGGCCGTCCGACTTCTGACGCTCTCCGGCGAATACGATCAGGCGGCCTCGTTCCTCAGGCGGCTGGAAACGCATCCTTCTTCGGAACGGGAGGAACTGCACGGATGGATCGCCTTCAAGCGCCGCCGGTTCCCCGAGGCGCGCGAATACTACGCCCGGGCCCTGCAGGGACTTCCCGCCGGGGATTGGAAGAAGAGAATTTATCTGGAGAACGCTCTCGGGAACGTGGACCTGCAGGAAGGGAGGCCCTTCGAGGCCTCCCAGCGCTTCCGAAAGACGATGGAATGGGAGCCGCGTCTCGGGCCCCAGGACCGGATCAGGATCAATAACAACAATTTGGGACTCGCTCTTTCCCTCATGGGGGACCTTCCCGGGGCGGAAAAGTTTTACCGCAACCGTCTCGAGGCGAGGCGCGACCAGATGGACGCCTCCGAGGAGCTCTCCTGCCAGAATGGTTTGGGCTACGTCCTCATACAGGCATGCCGCTACGAGGAAGCCGCCAAGGTGCTCATGCGGGCGACCGAACTCGCGGAACGGACGGGGGCCATGCATTCCCTCTTTTCGAGCATGGGCAATCTCGTCACGGCCCTCGTGAAGGAGGGGTGCTACGCGGACAGCCTTCCTTATCTTCACAAAATGCTGACGCACCAGCAGCGGCTCGGGACTCTGCGCGATCTCGCCTACAATTACCTTCGCCAAGGGGACGTTTATCTGACCCTGGGAATGTCGGAGGCCGCGCACGACGCCTTCCAGAAGGGCCAGAAGGCGGCGACGGAGGCCAAACAGCCGGCCTTGGCGGCTTGGATCCTCCTCATGGAGGGCTATTGGCAGCGGGAATTCGGAGATCCGGAGCGGTCCCGCCAACTGTTTCTTCAGACGGAGCTCGACGCCACGCGCATTTCCCAGGAAGACCTGGCGACGTGGTCGGTGTTCGCCCTCGCGGACCTGGCCTACGAGCGCGGAGAGGTGGAGGAGGCGCGTCGGCACTGGGAGAGGATTCTGCCGATCAACGGCGACGAGGAATTCGCGGCGCGGATGCGGCTTCTGACCTTGAAGGTGTCACCCCCCGCGGCGAAGCAGGACGTCGAAGCCGCCTTCGCGGACCTCGAGAAAACCTGCCAGGAGCGTCATTTCCGCGAAATCCTCTGGGAACTTTACGAGGCCTGGGGCCGCAAGGAACAGGCCGCTGAGGTCGTCGTGTCCATCGCCGAGAGCCTCCCGGAAGAGTACCGCGATCGCTACCTCTCCCACGGCGGACGCCAAAGGGTGCTTCAGGCCTTCCAAAAGGCCCTGGACGACCAGATCGACCAGACCTCCAAAGGCCTGGGCTTTCGCATGCGCAAACTTCTGGCGCCCCTCAAGCGGCACTTGCACCTCCATTAGACCGGTCCGTGGTCCGGCGCTCGCCATTATCATATTGATAATAAAATGAGTATAAATCTGGTTTCGTCAACGATGATTCCGTATTAGAATTGTTCCAATCCGTTTCAGATTTTCAGAACAGGGGTGAACGATGGCCGGGGGGAGGGCGATACGCTGGTTTTCCGTCTACGCGGCCCTTTGGTGTGCGGCCGGATGCGGCGGTTCGGCGCAGACCGAGAGCGCCGCGTCTCCCACCGGAATCCTTCGCAACACCGAGGTGACGCGCGCCGTCCTATCCACCGCCGCCGCGTTGTCCGTCGAAGGGGCCGTGGACGCCTTGGGCTTCGGCTCGGGAGGCGGATCGTCGTCGCTGCCGGCGCTCGAAGCCGCCGGCGGCTGCCGTGACGGCAGCGTTCTCGTCGAAGATTGTCCCGAAGGCGGAGAGGTCTCCTTTTCCTTTCTGACCTGCGAGGTGAAGGGCCTCGCGGAATTCGTCAACTGCGGGGCCAACGGCATCCTCCTGAACGGCGATCTGAACTTCGAGGTCCGTTTTCCGGACCTGCCGGAGTCCTGCCGGTTCGCCGGAAAGGACTGCTCCGGGATCCACGCCGACGTCGTCCTGTCCGGTGCCTCCCCCCTGTTCGTGGGATTGGGCGTCGCCGATCTCGAAATGACCGTGTTCGAGGCCATTCTCGGCGGGACTTGGTCGGCCTTGGACGGCTATACCCCGCCGGATCTGATCCACGTGAACGTGCGCCTGCTCGAGAGCGGGTTGGCGATCCTGTGCCGGGGAGACGACGGTTCCCTCTTCTGCGACCTCGACTCGGACGGCGACTTGATCGGCGAATTCGAGGACAACTGCGACTTTGACGCCAATCCCGGGCAGGAGGACGCGGACGCCGACGGTTTGGGGGACGCGTGCGACGACTGTCCGGCAACGGCCAATGCCGGCCAAGAGGACGGCGACGGTGACGGTGTGGGCGACGCCTGCGACAACTGCGCGGCTGTTCCGAATCCGGATCAGTCCGATCGGGACGTCGATCCGTTCGCCGGCCGGGCCGACGGCGTCGGCGATGTCTGCGACAATTGCCCGGATTTTTACAATCCCCATCAGGTCGACAGCGACGGCGACGGGATCGGCGACCTGTGCCGGAACCCCGAATCGGCGCCGTGCACGGAAGAAGGATGCGGCCCCAATCCGCCCCCCGATCGGCTGCCCTGCACGGAGGAATGTGTCGCCGGCCTCAAGGCCCAATGCGAGCTGCTCGGCGTTCCGCCGGCGTCGAAGGATTGCGACGCCTTCGTTCGCCAGCGTTGCGTCAATACAGGCGAAA encodes:
- a CDS encoding protein kinase, translating into MLPFRAEEKIAQGGFGEVWKGVNASGETVAVKFLKIDRAGPGFLELFKREFAILSEIRHVHLARVFDFGFDPGRNLYFFTQEYCPGVPLQKAAPALLKDGFGGMEEILVQVLSALDYIHSQGIIHSDVKPENILVGADDEGRPHARLVDFGISARLGGMTGGRGGTLAYMAPELFDKTAAVDHRVDLYALGMSFFQVLAGGLPFTEMMDSQEVILWHQKGRISDAEWERTGIPKHLQEVLSKLLRKKPSDRFSSAKVVLNFLNLSTGRKYLKEEEGLLGQIPTEGPLVERRSEVIEPLLKKLGDGSGPAASAFVTVFGERGMGKTRVLDEIRHALELQEIPLCLVNGDWQVPVWPRLCEWLGLAPLPESEMGEGWRVARRAEAVIDAAQARPFCFMVDDAHKADSEMKALLAELKGRIEAGVAPGLKIVTSMDEEVEDSVALRRISPAGVGEYVRQVLGEAPGLDGLAALLRDYSGGLPVLMVEGLKFLGPHFARGESLEHLLPPPEVGELYRAPVASLTDAEREVLYAVALFFRPVKAEELSVVLGRSVEDVVLDSLACVRKGLLAEGVGEGAFRVSSQALALGLIRTLDTEQPEKRRNLHRKIAQGLQSRPTASPREIAYHLAKCGEVEKAALYFREAAKGFQERGQVAAATDCLIRAIDGVGEASPVWEGLVLEAVRLLTLSGEYDQAASFLRRLETHPSSEREELHGWIAFKRRRFPEAREYYARALQGLPAGDWKKRIYLENALGNVDLQEGRPFEASQRFRKTMEWEPRLGPQDRIRINNNNLGLALSLMGDLPGAEKFYRNRLEARRDQMDASEELSCQNGLGYVLIQACRYEEAAKVLMRATELAERTGAMHSLFSSMGNLVTALVKEGCYADSLPYLHKMLTHQQRLGTLRDLAYNYLRQGDVYLTLGMSEAAHDAFQKGQKAATEAKQPALAAWILLMEGYWQREFGDPERSRQLFLQTELDATRISQEDLATWSVFALADLAYERGEVEEARRHWERILPINGDEEFAARMRLLTLKVSPPAAKQDVEAAFADLEKTCQERHFREILWELYEAWGRKEQAAEVVVSIAESLPEEYRDRYLSHGGRQRVLQAFQKALDDQIDQTSKGLGFRMRKLLAPLKRHLHLH
- a CDS encoding thrombospondin type 3 repeat-containing protein, translated to MAGGRAIRWFSVYAALWCAAGCGGSAQTESAASPTGILRNTEVTRAVLSTAAALSVEGAVDALGFGSGGGSSSLPALEAAGGCRDGSVLVEDCPEGGEVSFSFLTCEVKGLAEFVNCGANGILLNGDLNFEVRFPDLPESCRFAGKDCSGIHADVVLSGASPLFVGLGVADLEMTVFEAILGGTWSALDGYTPPDLIHVNVRLLESGLAILCRGDDGSLFCDLDSDGDLIGEFEDNCDFDANPGQEDADADGLGDACDDCPATANAGQEDGDGDGVGDACDNCAAVPNPDQSDRDVDPFAGRADGVGDVCDNCPDFYNPHQVDSDGDGIGDLCRNPESAPCTEEGCGPNPPPDRLPCTEECVAGLKAQCELLGVPPASKDCDAFVRQRCVNTGEKCALDLTCSQDSDCVVSPPFVCIGGSCKSYDPSNCGNCLCESDLGESCGNCPGDCGACPPVCGSGVTCQVADDCDAWFAGVPHGENDYPNCVGGCCESITILKAFCGNFACEAGETSDSCPGDCSTCSGACDTKFCPRDCQPSLCGDTDCGFGEGCATCAADCGECPPCGDAFCDTCNLGGGGPESCETCSADCGSCNP